The proteins below come from a single Ictidomys tridecemlineatus isolate mIctTri1 chromosome 8, mIctTri1.hap1, whole genome shotgun sequence genomic window:
- the Fabp7 gene encoding fatty acid-binding protein, brain, with protein MVEAFCATWKLTDSQNFDEYMKALGVGFATRQVGNVTKPTVIISQEGDKVVIKTQCTFKNIEISFHLGEEFDEISADDRSCKSVVNLDGDKLIHVQKWDGKETTLVREIKDGKMVVTLIFGDVVAVRYYEKA; from the exons ATGGTGGAGGCTTTCTGTGCTACCTGGAAGCTGACAGACAGTCAGAACTTTGATGAGTACATGAAGGCTCTAG GTGTGGGCTTTGCCACTAGGCAGGTGGGAAATGTGACCAAACCTACAGTGATTATAAGTCAGGAAGGAGACAAAGTGGTGATCAAAACTCAATGCACATTCAAGAACATAGAGATTAGTTTCCACCTgggagaagagtttgatgaaatCAGTGCAGATGACAGAAGCTGTAAG TCTGTTGTTAACCTGGATGGAGACAAACTCATTCATGTACAGAAATGGGATGGCAAAGAAACAACTTTAGTCAGAGAAATTAAGGATGGCAAAATGGTTGTG ACTCTTATTTTTGGTGATGTTGTTGCTGTTCGCTACTATGAAAAGGCATAG